One part of the Nostoc sp. PCC 7120 = FACHB-418 genome encodes these proteins:
- a CDS encoding HlyD family efflux transporter periplasmic adaptor subunit — MPNPSVNSSSVLVQPQTAQVQRGHDLVDYQTQALTQTNDWFYGTEELLDALPQRWTRSMLYLLISFTIIVLPWAMFTKVDETGSARGRLEPQGATQKLGVAVTSSVKAVNVAEGATVKAGQVLLELESDVLQSQVEQAQTRLEELINRQGQQELLKNQLMLTINIQQQQNQAQELEKMAQVHQAQQNLDARQSTYNLQKLEKLALVEQARQDINTSQLGRKLANSRLQRDIKEVLRYRRLLRQGAIAQIKVVELEKIAEDSQRSLLQANSDFTQAQLRLQEKESHYQTTVSQTLADIEQAKLRLQEQQSSYQSLVQTGKLALLRSQEQLKDLQNQLTTLQSEIIQTKSQINAFKIQIQQRVVRSPVDGTIFDLPIDKPGPVVEAGQIVAQIAPKNAAIILRSSMPSQHSGFLRVGMPVKIKFDAYPFQDYGVLPGRVSWISPDSKIQTTSQGNVEVYEMDITLDHPYIQAGNKRITLTPGQSATAEVIIRQRRVIDFILDPFKKLQKGGLEL, encoded by the coding sequence ATGCCAAACCCATCTGTTAATTCATCATCTGTACTTGTGCAACCACAGACGGCTCAGGTGCAACGTGGTCATGATTTAGTTGATTATCAGACACAGGCACTGACGCAGACAAATGATTGGTTTTACGGCACAGAAGAACTACTAGATGCGTTACCGCAGCGCTGGACGCGCTCGATGCTGTATTTGCTCATCAGCTTTACCATCATTGTTTTGCCTTGGGCAATGTTTACTAAGGTTGATGAAACGGGAAGTGCTAGAGGGCGTTTGGAACCCCAAGGCGCAACTCAAAAATTAGGTGTTGCTGTTACTAGTAGTGTCAAGGCTGTCAATGTGGCAGAAGGGGCGACTGTCAAGGCGGGACAAGTGCTATTGGAATTAGAGTCTGATGTGTTGCAATCCCAGGTGGAACAAGCACAGACAAGGTTAGAAGAACTCATCAATCGCCAAGGACAGCAAGAGCTACTAAAAAACCAATTGATGTTAACAATTAACATCCAACAGCAGCAAAACCAAGCCCAAGAATTAGAGAAAATGGCGCAAGTGCATCAGGCGCAGCAAAACCTGGATGCTAGGCAGAGTACATATAATTTACAGAAGTTAGAAAAATTAGCGCTAGTTGAACAGGCTAGACAGGATATCAATACTAGTCAACTAGGAAGAAAATTAGCCAATAGCCGTTTGCAAAGAGATATTAAAGAAGTTTTACGTTATCGCCGACTTTTGAGACAAGGTGCGATCGCTCAAATTAAAGTAGTAGAACTAGAAAAGATAGCGGAAGACAGTCAACGTTCCCTATTGCAAGCCAACTCTGATTTTACTCAAGCCCAGCTACGCTTACAAGAAAAAGAAAGCCATTATCAAACCACCGTCAGCCAAACCTTAGCTGACATTGAACAAGCAAAACTCCGCCTCCAAGAACAGCAAAGCAGCTATCAAAGTCTTGTGCAGACAGGTAAGTTAGCACTGTTAAGGAGTCAGGAACAACTCAAAGACTTACAAAACCAACTAACTACCCTACAATCAGAAATCATCCAAACCAAGAGCCAGATTAACGCCTTCAAGATTCAGATTCAGCAACGAGTAGTGCGATCGCCTGTTGATGGTACGATTTTTGATCTACCAATCGATAAACCAGGCCCTGTAGTCGAAGCTGGACAGATAGTTGCTCAAATTGCGCCTAAGAATGCGGCAATCATTCTCAGAAGTTCCATGCCTAGTCAACACAGTGGTTTCTTGAGAGTGGGAATGCCAGTAAAAATTAAATTTGATGCCTATCCTTTCCAAGATTATGGAGTATTACCAGGACGTGTTAGCTGGATTTCTCCTGACTCGAAAATTCAAACTACTAGCCAAGGCAACGTAGAAGTTTATGAAATGGATATTACTTTAGATCATCCCTATATTCAAGCTGGGAATAAACGTATTACCTTAACCCCTGGACAATCAGCCACCGCCGAAGTTATTATCCGCCAGCGTCGAGTCATTGACTTTATTTTAGACCCCTTCAAAAAGCTGCAAAAAGGTGGTTTAGAGCTTTAG
- a CDS encoding peptidylprolyl isomerase, with translation MEKFLKLSVEDIITHLKVSFQMPSILEAIATQKIIADTAEKVGIELSVEELQQSADSMRFANRLLKADDTWNWLQKHYLTIDDFEEVAKSNLLHMKLAEHLFADKVEPFFYAHKIDYTGAATYEVILDDEDLALELFYALQEGEISFQEIARQYIQSPETRRAGGYQGIRYRSEFRPEIAAAVFAATPPQLLKPIITPKGVHIIAVEEIITPELDESRRVQILKDFFTHWLQQQITNLEIVAELSQNDNSSSELPRPA, from the coding sequence ATGGAAAAGTTTTTAAAACTCTCTGTTGAGGACATTATCACTCATCTTAAAGTCTCTTTTCAAATGCCTAGTATACTAGAAGCAATCGCTACCCAGAAAATCATTGCTGATACTGCTGAAAAAGTAGGTATTGAATTAAGTGTAGAAGAACTACAACAATCTGCCGATAGTATGCGTTTTGCTAACCGCTTGCTAAAGGCAGATGATACTTGGAATTGGCTACAAAAACACTATCTAACTATCGATGATTTTGAGGAAGTAGCCAAATCAAACTTATTACATATGAAATTGGCTGAACATTTATTTGCTGACAAAGTTGAACCTTTTTTTTATGCTCATAAAATTGATTACACTGGAGCTGCAACCTATGAAGTAATTCTAGATGATGAAGACTTAGCCTTAGAGTTATTTTATGCTTTGCAAGAAGGTGAAATTAGTTTCCAAGAAATCGCTCGTCAATATATTCAAAGTCCCGAAACTCGCCGGGCTGGAGGTTATCAAGGGATTCGCTATCGCTCGGAGTTTCGCCCAGAAATAGCCGCAGCCGTCTTTGCTGCTACACCTCCCCAGCTTCTCAAACCAATAATTACACCCAAAGGTGTGCATATAATTGCAGTGGAGGAAATCATTACACCAGAATTAGATGAATCACGCCGGGTTCAAATACTTAAAGATTTCTTTACCCATTGGTTACAACAACAAATCACTAATTTAGAAATTGTCGCTGAACTTTCTCAAAATGATAATTCTTCTTCCGAATTGCCTAGACCAGCCTAA
- a CDS encoding HetP family heterocyst commitment protein, with protein sequence MTQESFQHHQLCNCTILTEEWEAILQAISVGKYSWACVLMLHTAGYNPLTYIPYRTYIRLLKNNSMPDTIKTRKLQHIGAKFVAIKIKMMELD encoded by the coding sequence ATGACTCAAGAATCTTTCCAGCATCATCAACTTTGTAACTGTACAATTCTCACTGAAGAATGGGAGGCTATTCTCCAAGCTATATCTGTCGGTAAGTATTCTTGGGCTTGTGTTTTAATGCTCCATACTGCTGGATATAATCCTCTTACATATATACCATATCGTACATATATTCGCCTACTCAAAAATAATAGTATGCCAGATACAATTAAAACTCGTAAACTTCAGCATATAGGTGCAAAATTTGTAGCTATTAAAATAAAGATGATGGAATTAGATTAA
- a CDS encoding T3SS effector HopA1 family protein: MQILDSLSVQLSDIPELLQISLQDMIHNIEIQSQYCIKHPNYKPLELPESSVSRFQKLSLDLQNKYLSQQLRSFLYGIYYNGSLKSVLASDAEISNLAVNKNLENNTFLGVDLAFYDRLHEHNKGTGYWSYGWQVLREESDGTLAVHRDGLTLHVPPDGLRTQMMGNSAAIQLPKNLVQNGFYMAVANAGAAQQYQTLVRVYFNLTPDGAVAVMDALTTHLNAIPIAFTFKALYNPSDYVRHDSAVLYFDKNDYEKVYPVLKTIYAENQTHFQAQVPLFTKLIAPGLAIAEEPNHRFAEQESFGTHRCQIIANGLLEAWQQGNDTPAGRMTAILQHFSSLNIELQRPYLNAYSEDIYTPL, encoded by the coding sequence ATGCAAATATTAGATTCTCTATCTGTACAATTGTCAGATATTCCAGAGTTATTGCAGATATCATTGCAAGACATGATTCATAATATCGAAATACAGTCTCAGTATTGTATTAAGCATCCCAACTATAAACCCTTAGAATTACCTGAGTCTTCAGTCTCTCGGTTTCAAAAATTATCTTTGGATTTACAGAATAAGTATTTGAGTCAGCAACTGCGTAGTTTTCTCTACGGCATCTATTACAATGGCTCGTTGAAAAGTGTTCTGGCCTCTGATGCAGAGATATCTAATTTAGCCGTCAATAAAAATCTAGAAAACAACACATTTTTAGGTGTAGACCTAGCTTTTTACGATCGCCTGCATGAACATAATAAAGGTACTGGCTACTGGAGTTATGGTTGGCAAGTTCTCAGGGAAGAATCAGATGGGACTTTGGCAGTCCATCGGGATGGTTTAACTCTCCACGTTCCGCCGGATGGTTTGCGAACTCAGATGATGGGTAACTCTGCTGCTATCCAATTGCCAAAAAATCTCGTCCAAAACGGATTTTATATGGCGGTGGCTAATGCAGGTGCAGCGCAACAATATCAAACTTTGGTACGTGTTTATTTCAACTTAACTCCAGATGGTGCAGTTGCAGTCATGGATGCTTTGACTACACACCTCAACGCTATACCGATTGCTTTCACATTTAAAGCACTATACAACCCCTCTGATTATGTTCGCCATGACTCGGCAGTACTGTATTTTGATAAAAATGACTATGAAAAGGTTTACCCTGTTCTGAAGACGATATATGCAGAAAATCAAACGCATTTTCAGGCACAAGTACCCCTATTTACTAAGCTTATCGCACCAGGGTTAGCGATCGCCGAAGAACCAAACCATAGATTTGCCGAACAGGAAAGCTTTGGTACACACCGTTGTCAAATAATTGCTAATGGTTTGCTGGAAGCTTGGCAACAAGGTAATGATACGCCAGCAGGTAGAATGACTGCAATTTTACAACACTTCTCTTCACTCAACATCGAATTGCAGCGTCCCTACCTCAATGCTTATTCTGAAGATATCTATACACCTTTGTAG
- a CDS encoding phosphotransferase family protein encodes MPPFILNSQNVCDYLISLNLCTLEEGASSKVELKPAKNFNLLITFPEERKLLVKQERHNLEGKTTGEFVLEWRIHDFVSRFPEINHIRSYLSEAIYFNWENSIIIFNYLDNYQDLMDFYIKENLNLFPTQLANAVGTTLALIHRTSFNCEEYRDFFQNPGESKSNPRTPHLNRGLDRLTPEIFGKVPADGLRFFALYQLYDSLGQAIAQLINSFTPCCLTHNDLKLNNILVSLNWEDMSDENMVRFIDWERGNWGDPANDLGTLIASYLQIWLYSLVTGKSIAIEESLRLAATPLYVLQPSIRELVTAYLTHFPEILEHHPDFLQRVMQFCGLALVTAIQAQLQYEKTFGNVGICMLQVAKSLLCRPEASVQTIFGVQLSDLSPVSLSQV; translated from the coding sequence ATGCCACCATTTATCCTCAACTCTCAAAATGTATGTGATTACTTAATTTCTTTAAACTTGTGTACTCTTGAGGAAGGAGCGTCGAGTAAAGTTGAACTGAAACCAGCAAAGAATTTTAATTTATTAATTACTTTCCCAGAAGAAAGAAAACTACTAGTTAAACAAGAACGTCATAACTTAGAAGGAAAGACGACTGGTGAGTTTGTTCTGGAATGGCGCATTCATGATTTTGTTAGCAGATTTCCAGAAATTAACCACATACGTTCCTATTTATCAGAAGCGATATACTTTAATTGGGAAAATTCTATTATCATTTTCAACTATCTTGATAACTATCAAGATTTGATGGATTTTTACATTAAAGAGAATTTAAATTTATTTCCCACCCAGCTTGCTAATGCAGTCGGGACTACTTTGGCGTTGATTCATCGCACCTCATTTAACTGTGAAGAATATCGAGATTTCTTTCAAAATCCTGGTGAGAGTAAATCTAACCCAAGAACACCTCATCTAAATCGAGGATTAGATAGACTAACTCCAGAGATATTTGGTAAGGTTCCTGCTGATGGTCTGAGATTTTTTGCCCTATATCAACTTTACGATAGTTTGGGACAGGCGATCGCACAATTAATCAACAGTTTTACTCCCTGCTGTCTTACCCATAATGACCTGAAGTTAAACAATATCCTCGTCTCCCTCAATTGGGAAGATATGAGTGATGAAAATATGGTGCGCTTCATTGACTGGGAACGTGGTAACTGGGGAGACCCTGCTAACGATTTAGGAACACTCATTGCCAGCTACTTGCAAATTTGGTTATACAGCTTGGTAACTGGTAAATCAATTGCCATTGAGGAGTCGTTACGTTTAGCTGCCACCCCTTTGTACGTTCTCCAACCTTCAATAAGAGAGTTGGTGACGGCTTATCTTACTCATTTCCCAGAAATCTTAGAACATCATCCCGACTTCCTACAACGAGTCATGCAATTTTGCGGTTTAGCACTCGTTACTGCTATTCAGGCTCAACTCCAGTACGAAAAAACCTTCGGTAATGTGGGTATTTGTATGCTACAAGTCGCCAAAAGTTTGCTGTGTCGTCCAGAAGCATCAGTGCAAACAATTTTTGGTGTCCAGTTATCAGACCTCTCTCCTGTAAGTTTGTCTCAGGTTTAA